A part of Polyodon spathula isolate WHYD16114869_AA unplaced genomic scaffold, ASM1765450v1 scaffolds_624, whole genome shotgun sequence genomic DNA contains:
- the rhbdl2 gene encoding rhomboid-related protein 2 isoform X2, whose translation MDFEEAGEDAESQPEEPEVQGNCKACSGCQKFHLTVSKWMLPEHSRDMYLERANCIPPPIFIILISIAEVAVFIYYAYWMTDKQLITLDEGIWNSPFTYRPDKRQEAWRFISYMLVHAGVQHILGNVFLQLLLGIQLELVHKGLRVGLVYISGVIAGSLASSIFDPLIALVGASGGVYALIGGYFMNVIVNFDEMIPLFGVFRLLSIVAIVGTDVGFALYRRFLSRAAGHSLGSISGIFSSFPGVK comes from the exons ATGGATTTTGAAGAAGCGGGCGAAGATGCTGAGAGCCAGCCAGAAGAGCCGGAAGTGCAAGGCAACTGTAAAGCATGTTCCGGGTGCCAGAAGTTTCACCTCACTGTGTCCAAATGGATGCTTCCTGAGCATTCAAGAGACATGTACTTAGAAAGAGCAAACTGTATACCTCCACCCATCTTCATTATTCTCATAAGCATTGCTGAG gttgctgtttttatatattatgcCTATTGGATGACTGATAAGCAGCTGATTACACTGGATGAAGGGATCTGGAACAGTCCCTTTACTTATCGGCCCGACAAGAGACAGGAAGCCTGGAGGTTTATTTCATACATGCTGGTGCATGCTGG TGTCCAGCACATCTTAGGGAATGTGTTCCTGCAACTCCTGCTGGGAATCCAACTGGAGCTGGTTCACAAGGGACTACGAGTCGGGCTGGTCTACATCTCCGGAGTCATCGCAG GTTCCCTGGCAAGCTCTATCTTTGACCCCTTGATTGCCCTTGTCGGTGCTTCAGGGGGAGTGTATGCCCTCATTGGTGGATACTTCATGAATGTCATTGTG AATTTTGATGAAATGATTCCTTTGTTTGGAGTTTTCCGATTGCTGTCTATTGTGGCTATTG TGGGGACTGATGTGGGATTTGCCCTTTATAGAAGATTTTTATCCAGAGCGGCTGGCCATTCA CTGGGCAGCATATCTGGGATCTTTTCCTCTTTCCCTGGTGTGAAATGA
- the akirin1 gene encoding akirin-1: MACGATLKRSMEFEALLSPQSPKRRRCNPLPGTPATPSPQRCNLRAATDSPQHSAQQQSMGGEHRLTPEQIFQNIKQEYSRYQRRRQLEISFNQSEAGCSSSDGQAPSTAIAAPSSPPGASSVKKDLPSFSLRQVGFLCERLLKDHEEKIREEYEQILNTKLAEQYESFVKFTQDQIMRRYGARPASYVS; the protein is encoded by the exons ATGGCGTGTGGAGCCACGTTAAAACGTTCGATGGAGTTTGAGGCCCTGCTCAGCCCCCAGTCCCCGAAGCGGAGGAGATGCAACCCGCTACCGGGGACGCCGGCCACCCCGTCTCCGCAAAGATGCAACCTCAGAGCGGCCACGGACAGCCCGCAGCACTCGGCCCAGCAGCAATCCATGGGTGGAGAACATAGACTTACACCAG aacagATATTTCAGAACATCAAGCAGGAGTATAGCCGCTATCAGAGGAGAAGGCAGTTGGAGATCTCTTTCAATCAGAGTGAAGCCGGCTGTAGCTCCAGTGATGGCCAGGCTCCAAGCACAGCGATAGCAGCACCCAGCTCCCCACCAG GTGCATCCTCAGTAAAGAAGGACCTGCCTTCATTCTCGTTACGGCAGGTGGGATTCCTGTGTGAACGTTTGCTCAAAGACCATGAAGAGAAGATCCGTGAAGAATACGAACAGATTTTAAACACGAAGCTTGCAG AACAATATGAATCGTTTGTGAAATTTACACAAGACCAGATCATGCGACGATATGGGGCAAGGCCAGCAAGCT ATGTCTCTTGA
- the rhbdl2 gene encoding rhomboid-related protein 2 isoform X1, translated as MDFEEAGEDAESQPEEPEVQGNCKACSGCQKFHLTVSKWMLPEHSRDMYLERANCIPPPIFIILISIAEVAVFIYYAYWMTDKQLITLDEGIWNSPFTYRPDKRQEAWRFISYMLVHAGVQHILGNVFLQLLLGIQLELVHKGLRVGLVYISGVIAGSLASSIFDPLIALVGASGGVYALIGGYFMNVIVNFDEMIPLFGVFRLLSIVAIVGTDVGFALYRRFLSRAAGHSVSFVAHIGGGLAGMTIGYVVFSSYNQSLIKDPRFWVCIVAYAACFLFAVLFNIFLSPAS; from the exons ATGGATTTTGAAGAAGCGGGCGAAGATGCTGAGAGCCAGCCAGAAGAGCCGGAAGTGCAAGGCAACTGTAAAGCATGTTCCGGGTGCCAGAAGTTTCACCTCACTGTGTCCAAATGGATGCTTCCTGAGCATTCAAGAGACATGTACTTAGAAAGAGCAAACTGTATACCTCCACCCATCTTCATTATTCTCATAAGCATTGCTGAG gttgctgtttttatatattatgcCTATTGGATGACTGATAAGCAGCTGATTACACTGGATGAAGGGATCTGGAACAGTCCCTTTACTTATCGGCCCGACAAGAGACAGGAAGCCTGGAGGTTTATTTCATACATGCTGGTGCATGCTGG TGTCCAGCACATCTTAGGGAATGTGTTCCTGCAACTCCTGCTGGGAATCCAACTGGAGCTGGTTCACAAGGGACTACGAGTCGGGCTGGTCTACATCTCCGGAGTCATCGCAG GTTCCCTGGCAAGCTCTATCTTTGACCCCTTGATTGCCCTTGTCGGTGCTTCAGGGGGAGTGTATGCCCTCATTGGTGGATACTTCATGAATGTCATTGTG AATTTTGATGAAATGATTCCTTTGTTTGGAGTTTTCCGATTGCTGTCTATTGTGGCTATTG TGGGGACTGATGTGGGATTTGCCCTTTATAGAAGATTTTTATCCAGAGCGGCTGGCCATTCA GTGTCCTTCGTGGCTCATATTGGAGGGGGCCTGGCTGGAATGACAATCGGCTATGTAGTTTTCAGCAGCTACAACCAGAGTCTCATAAAGGACCCCAGGTTCTGGGTGTGCATCGTCGCTTATGCTGCCTGCTTCCTATTCGCTGTTCTTTTCAATATCTTCTTGTCTCCTGCCTCGTAG